The following are encoded together in the Jaculus jaculus isolate mJacJac1 chromosome 3, mJacJac1.mat.Y.cur, whole genome shotgun sequence genome:
- the Fbxl3 gene encoding F-box/LRR-repeat protein 3 yields MKRGGDSDHDSPEEGTAEKSKRPRTAHECPPACDWGNLLQDIILQVFKYLPLLDRAHASQVCRNWNQVFHMPDLWRCFEFELNQPATSYLKATHPELIKQIIKRHSNHLQYVSFKVDSSKESAEAACDILSQLVNCSLKTLGLISTARPSFMDLPKSHFISALTVVFVNSKSLSSLKIDDTPVDDPSLKVLVANNSDTLKLLKMSSCPHVSPAGILCVADQCHGLRELALNYHLLSDELLLALSSEKHVRLEHLRIDVVSENPGQTHFHTIQKSSWDAFIKHSPKVNLVMYFFLYEEEFDPFFRYEIPATHLYFGRSVSKDVLGRVGMTCPRLVELVVCANGLRPLDEELIRIAERCKNLSAIGLGECEVSCSAFVEFVKMCGGRLSQLSIMEEVLIPDQKYSLEQIHWEVSKHLGRVWFPDMMPTW; encoded by the exons ATGAAGCGAGGAGGCGATAGTGACCATGATTCACCTGAAGAAGGTACTGCAGAGAAATCAAAGAGACCTAGGACTGCGCATGAATGTCCTCCTGCTTGTGACTGGGGTAATCTCCTGCAGGACATCATCCTCCAAGTATTTAAATATTTGCCTCTTCTTGACCGGGCTCATGCATCACAAGTTTGCCGCAACTGGAACCAGGTATTTCACATGCCTGACTTGTGGCGGTGTTTTGAATTTGAACTGAATCAGCCAGCTACATCTTACTTGAAAGCTACACACCCAGAGCTGATCAAACAGATCATTAAAAGGCATTCAAACCATCTACAATATGTCAGCTTCAAG gtggacagcagcaaaGAATCTGCCGAAGCAGCTTGTGACATACTATCGCAGCTCGTGAACTGCTCCTTAAAAACACTTGGACTTATTTCAACTGCTCGGCCAAGCTTTATGGACTTACCAAAG TCTCACTTTATCTCTGCCCTGACAGTTGTGTTTGTAAACTCCAAATCCCTGTCCTCGCTTAAGATAGATGACACCCCAGTAGATGATCCATCCCTCAAAGTGCTAGTGGCCAACAACAGCGACACGCTCAAGCTGTTAAAAATGAGCAGCTGCCCTCATGTCTCTCCAGCAG GTATCCTTTGTGTGGCTGATCAGTGTCATGGCTTACGAGAGCTGGCCCTGAATTACCACCTACTAAGTGATGAGTTGCTCCTGGCTCTGTCTTCTGAAAAACACGTTCGATTAGAACATTTGCGCATTGACGTCGTCAGTGAGAACCCTGGACAGACACACTTCCATACTATTCAGAAAAGCAGCTGGGATGCTTTCATCAAACATTCACCTAAAGTGAACTTAGTaatgtacttttttttatatGAAGAGGAATTTGACCCATTCTTTCGTTATGAAATACCTGCTACTCATCTTTACTTTGGGAGATCCGTAAGCAAAGATGTGCTTGGCCGTGTGGGAATGACTTGCCCTAGACTGGTTGAGCTGGTAGTGTGTGCTAATGGATTGCGGCCCCTTGATGAAGAGTTAATTCGCATTGCAGAGCGTTGCAAAAATTTGTCAGCTATTGGACTTGGGGAATGTGAAGTCTCATGCAGTGCCTTTGTTGAATTTGTGAAGATGTGTGGTGGCCGACTATCTCAGTtatcca